Proteins from a single region of Prosthecodimorpha staleyi:
- a CDS encoding ABC transporter ATP-binding protein, whose translation MFRLFESIVRPTGAGAAGAPPRGLLPFYWFFIRQVRGLFAALIVTGLAQAAVDAAVPVFIGRTVHMISTLEREQMFGAMLPTLIGMAAVILVVRPLVLLLQGLIQHQAIFPGLTNLVRWQSHWHVVRQNLSFFQNDFAGRIGSRVMETGYALRASAVSMISVVWYLVALGLAAGVIMGAADPWLLIPIGLWTAGYVGMLAYLVPRVREASKAIAFARSGLVGRIVDSYTNIATVKLFARAAHEDAYVRESVDWHTERMLIQMRWFTVLSGSLAVLSGFLIVATGALALWLWSKGTVGIETIATVLPLTLQISGISGRVAYEVTQIFEQFGTVHEGMETIAVPHGLTDRPDARPITVPAGAIRFDRIAFHYGRTGGVIEELSLSVKPGEKIGLVGRSGAGKSTLVNLLLRFYDVEAGRILIDGQDIALATQDSLREQISVVTQDTSLLHRSILDNIRYGRPDATVDEVMAAARLAHAHEFILGLEDWRGRKGYDAHVGERGVKLSGGQRQRIAIARVILKNAPILILDEATSALDSEVEAAIQSSLEDLMRGKTVIAIAHRLSTIARMDRLVILEKGQIVEQGSHAELIALGGHYARLWERQSGGFLQEEAGDEAAGAAEARPPAAVA comes from the coding sequence ATGTTCCGTCTGTTCGAATCGATCGTCCGGCCCACCGGGGCCGGCGCCGCCGGGGCGCCGCCGCGCGGGCTGCTGCCCTTCTACTGGTTCTTCATCCGCCAGGTGCGCGGGCTGTTCGCAGCCCTGATCGTGACCGGCCTCGCCCAGGCCGCCGTCGACGCAGCCGTGCCGGTGTTCATCGGCCGCACCGTCCACATGATCTCGACGCTGGAGCGCGAGCAGATGTTCGGCGCCATGCTGCCGACGCTCATCGGCATGGCGGCCGTCATCCTGGTCGTCCGGCCGCTCGTGCTGCTGCTGCAGGGCCTGATCCAGCATCAGGCGATCTTTCCGGGCCTGACCAACCTGGTGCGCTGGCAGAGCCATTGGCATGTGGTCCGGCAGAATCTGAGCTTCTTCCAGAACGACTTCGCCGGCCGCATCGGCAGCCGCGTGATGGAGACCGGCTACGCGCTGCGCGCCAGCGCCGTGTCGATGATCTCGGTGGTCTGGTATCTGGTCGCGCTCGGGCTCGCCGCCGGCGTGATCATGGGGGCGGCGGATCCGTGGCTCTTGATCCCGATCGGGCTGTGGACCGCCGGCTATGTCGGCATGCTCGCCTATCTGGTGCCGCGCGTGCGCGAGGCCTCCAAGGCGATCGCCTTCGCGCGCTCCGGCCTGGTCGGCCGCATCGTCGACAGCTACACCAACATCGCCACCGTCAAGCTGTTCGCGCGCGCCGCCCACGAGGACGCCTATGTGCGCGAATCGGTCGACTGGCACACCGAACGCATGCTGATCCAGATGCGCTGGTTCACGGTGCTGTCGGGTTCGCTCGCCGTGCTGTCCGGCTTCCTGATCGTGGCCACCGGCGCGCTGGCGCTGTGGCTGTGGTCGAAGGGCACGGTCGGGATCGAGACGATCGCCACCGTGCTGCCGCTGACCCTGCAGATCTCCGGCATCTCCGGTCGCGTCGCCTACGAGGTCACGCAGATCTTCGAGCAGTTCGGCACCGTCCACGAGGGCATGGAGACCATCGCGGTGCCGCACGGCCTGACCGACCGGCCCGATGCGCGCCCGATCACGGTGCCGGCCGGTGCGATCCGGTTCGACCGGATCGCGTTCCACTACGGCCGCACCGGCGGCGTGATCGAGGAACTGAGCCTCTCGGTGAAGCCGGGCGAGAAGATCGGCCTGGTCGGCCGGTCGGGCGCCGGCAAGTCGACCCTCGTCAACCTGCTCTTGCGCTTCTACGACGTCGAAGCCGGTCGCATCCTGATCGACGGCCAGGATATCGCACTCGCGACGCAGGATTCGTTGCGCGAGCAGATCTCGGTGGTGACGCAGGACACCTCGCTGCTGCACCGCTCGATCCTCGACAATATCCGCTACGGAAGGCCGGATGCGACCGTCGACGAGGTGATGGCGGCCGCCCGGCTTGCCCATGCGCACGAGTTCATCCTCGGCCTGGAGGACTGGCGCGGGCGCAAGGGCTACGACGCCCATGTCGGCGAGCGCGGCGTGAAGCTGTCCGGCGGCCAGCGCCAGCGCATCGCCATCGCGCGCGTCATCCTCAAGAACGCGCCGATCCTGATCCTCGACGAGGCGACCTCGGCGCTCGATTCGGAAGTCGAGGCGGCGATCCAGTCGAGCCTGGAGGATCTGATGCGTGGCAAGACCGTGATCGCCATCGCGCATCGGCTTTCGACCATCGCCCGCATGGACAGGCTGGTCATCCTGGAGAAGGGGCAGATCGTCGAGCAGGGTTCGCATGCCGAACTGATCGCGCTCGGCGGCCACTATGCCCGGCTGTGGGAACGCCAGTCGGGCGGCTTCCTGCAGGAAGAGGCCGGCGACGAGGCCGCCGGTGCGGCCGAAGCACGGCCCCCTGCCGCGGTCGCCTGA
- a CDS encoding sensor histidine kinase, giving the protein MTQVRRTGLSLTTRLVLLGLAAWLPALAVIGYLESELRSAREAEVLEAARRQTQRATSELDRFLEGTRMMLTAVSTARGVRRFDEANCSMFLAGVTENLASIRSMVVVGPDRGLHCRTGQIEEVEKIDPMFLVEAVAGPGFRIGRFTRFGTEPYEAGLPVAMSVRLQTGETIGVVATVEIRHLAELASRWTLAQEGALTVADADGVILARSPYPERFIGTRVPEAFQHWVRGTEIGVERARSQDGTVRIIAYKPAALAPAGLYLSTGIAEQSAFAAIDAARRQGIAIILASAVLTLLGGLWAGRRFVRHPVASLLALAEAWRLGRRNQVSDMPGGDEFGVIAEALDRMGAELGRREEDAVQSEARLRRTILAAPHPFMLHAEDGTVLAVSDSWIAQSGLPRTALTSSLDWLRDHVRRDGPDDPVQSPFGQNAVVGGMEREVVTVSGETRIWDFSIVPLEPLADGRSLCLTTAVDVTDRYHAAEQQSLLLRELDHRVKNTLANVQAIASQTFRSTPDPEAFRQKFSERLGALARTHDMLTRGQWRGVSLAGMVASELAHVPNPERIAVRGEDCTLPAGMAVPLGLILHELTTNAVKYGALSQGDGRLFIGWSAPIHDGEGRSMQLDWVESGGPAVEPPVRSGFGSRLIAQLARSLGTGEARFEPGGVVFRLRIDLPDGADAAESVPI; this is encoded by the coding sequence ATGACGCAGGTCCGTCGCACGGGGCTGAGCCTGACGACCCGGCTGGTTCTGTTGGGCCTGGCGGCGTGGCTGCCGGCTCTGGCGGTGATCGGCTATCTGGAAAGCGAGTTGCGATCGGCGCGCGAAGCCGAGGTGCTCGAAGCGGCCCGGCGCCAGACCCAACGGGCGACATCGGAACTCGACCGATTCCTCGAGGGCACCCGGATGATGCTGACCGCCGTCTCGACCGCGCGCGGTGTGCGCCGGTTCGACGAGGCCAATTGCAGCATGTTTCTGGCCGGGGTCACCGAAAATCTCGCCAGCATCCGCTCCATGGTGGTCGTCGGCCCGGACCGCGGCCTGCATTGCCGGACCGGTCAGATCGAGGAGGTCGAGAAGATCGATCCGATGTTCCTGGTCGAGGCGGTCGCCGGGCCGGGCTTCAGGATTGGCCGCTTCACCCGCTTCGGGACGGAACCCTACGAAGCCGGCCTGCCGGTCGCCATGTCGGTGCGCCTGCAGACGGGCGAGACGATCGGCGTGGTGGCCACGGTGGAGATCCGCCATCTGGCCGAACTGGCGAGCCGCTGGACGCTGGCGCAGGAAGGCGCATTGACGGTGGCGGACGCCGACGGCGTGATTCTCGCCCGGTCGCCCTATCCGGAGCGCTTCATCGGCACACGAGTGCCGGAGGCGTTTCAGCATTGGGTGCGCGGCACCGAGATCGGTGTCGAGCGCGCCCGCAGCCAGGACGGGACGGTCCGCATCATCGCCTACAAGCCGGCCGCCCTCGCTCCGGCCGGGCTCTATCTCAGTACCGGCATCGCCGAGCAGTCGGCCTTTGCGGCCATCGATGCCGCGCGCCGGCAGGGCATCGCGATCATTCTGGCCAGCGCGGTGCTAACCCTTCTCGGAGGGCTGTGGGCCGGGCGCCGCTTCGTGCGCCATCCGGTCGCCAGCCTGCTGGCATTGGCCGAAGCCTGGCGCCTGGGTCGTCGCAATCAGGTATCGGACATGCCCGGTGGCGACGAATTCGGCGTGATCGCCGAGGCGCTCGATCGCATGGGCGCGGAGTTGGGCCGGCGCGAGGAAGACGCCGTGCAGAGCGAGGCGCGCCTGCGCCGGACCATCCTGGCGGCGCCGCATCCCTTCATGCTGCATGCTGAGGACGGTACCGTGTTGGCGGTCAGCGACAGCTGGATCGCCCAGTCCGGACTGCCGCGGACCGCGCTGACATCCAGTCTCGATTGGCTGCGCGATCATGTTCGCCGCGACGGCCCGGACGATCCGGTACAGAGCCCGTTCGGGCAGAACGCCGTCGTCGGCGGCATGGAGCGAGAGGTCGTCACCGTCAGCGGCGAGACGCGCATCTGGGACTTTTCGATCGTCCCCCTGGAGCCGCTGGCCGACGGGCGCAGCCTGTGCCTGACCACCGCGGTCGACGTGACGGATCGCTACCACGCGGCCGAGCAGCAGTCCCTGCTGCTGCGCGAACTCGATCATCGGGTCAAGAACACGCTGGCCAATGTCCAGGCGATCGCGTCGCAGACCTTTCGGTCGACCCCCGACCCGGAGGCCTTCCGGCAGAAGTTCTCCGAACGCCTCGGCGCCCTGGCCCGCACCCACGACATGCTGACGCGGGGCCAGTGGCGCGGCGTCTCGCTCGCCGGCATGGTCGCCTCGGAACTTGCCCATGTTCCCAATCCGGAGCGGATCGCGGTTCGCGGCGAGGATTGCACGCTGCCGGCCGGCATGGCGGTTCCGCTCGGGCTGATCCTGCACGAACTGACCACCAATGCGGTCAAATACGGCGCGCTGTCGCAGGGCGACGGCCGTCTCTTCATCGGATGGTCGGCGCCGATCCATGACGGCGAGGGCCGGTCGATGCAGCTCGATTGGGTGGAATCGGGTGGCCCGGCCGTCGAACCGCCGGTCCGGTCCGGCTTCGGTTCGCGTCTGATCGCGCAACTGGCGCGGTCGCTCGGTACCGGCGAGGCCCGGTTCGAGCCGGGCGGTGTGGTCTTCCGGCTGCGCATCGACCTGCCGGACGGCGCGGATGCGGCGGAATCCGTTCCGATCTGA
- a CDS encoding Lrp/AsnC family transcriptional regulator, whose protein sequence is MPRGRIDAVDVKILRELQADARLTNAELAARVHLSASPCLVRVRNLEREGLISRYVTLLDPRRIGLGVSVFVQITLERQVEEALERFERAISAYEEVMECYLMTGDADYLIRVVVPDIEALERFIVNQLSKLPGVANIRSSFALKQVKYKTALPLDGLSADLP, encoded by the coding sequence ATGCCGCGCGGACGCATCGATGCGGTCGACGTGAAGATCCTGCGCGAACTGCAGGCCGACGCCCGCCTGACCAACGCGGAACTCGCCGCCCGGGTGCATCTGTCGGCCTCGCCCTGTCTGGTGCGCGTCCGCAACCTCGAACGGGAGGGTCTGATCAGCCGCTATGTCACCCTGTTGGATCCTCGGCGGATCGGCCTCGGCGTCAGCGTCTTCGTGCAGATCACGCTCGAGCGACAGGTCGAGGAGGCCTTGGAGCGCTTCGAGCGCGCCATATCGGCCTATGAGGAGGTCATGGAATGCTACCTGATGACAGGTGATGCGGACTATCTGATCCGTGTCGTCGTTCCCGATATCGAAGCACTGGAACGATTTATCGTCAATCAACTGTCCAAGCTGCCCGGTGTTGCCAATATCAGATCGAGTTTTGCGTTGAAGCAGGTCAAGTACAAGACCGCCCTGCCGCTGGACGGTCTGTCGGCCGACCTGCCGTAG
- a CDS encoding DUF1737 domain-containing protein, translated as MKLYRYLTGPDDVAFCKRVTAALNRGWQLAGDPTLTYDSVKGRVICGQAIVKDVPDVDYSDDVVLSDY; from the coding sequence ATGAAACTCTACCGCTACCTGACCGGCCCCGACGATGTCGCCTTCTGCAAGCGTGTCACCGCCGCGCTCAACAGGGGCTGGCAGCTCGCCGGCGACCCGACCCTGACCTACGATTCCGTCAAGGGCCGCGTCATCTGCGGCCAGGCAATCGTCAAGGACGTCCCGGACGTCGACTATTCCGACGACGTGGTGCTGTCGGACTACTGA
- a CDS encoding HpcH/HpaI aldolase/citrate lyase family protein, with protein MTFRPRRSVLYMPGSNARALEKAKTLEADALILDLEDAVAPDAKEIARGQVCRAVQEGGYGNRELVIRINGLDTPWGKADLKAAAAAGPDAILVPKVSFADDIYQIGDFLDMNGAAAGTRIWAMMETPMGILNAAAIAASVGFPAGRRFAAMVLGTNDLAKETRARIVRGRLPMITWLSQTVQAARAHGLDVIDGVFNDFEDMAAFREECAQGRDLGMDGKTLIHPKQIAVANEVFSPTATEVEWAEKIIAAFALPENAGKGVITVEGRMVELLHAEMAQRTVAMVRGLTATSAAA; from the coding sequence ATGACCTTCCGCCCGCGCCGCAGCGTGCTCTACATGCCGGGTTCCAATGCCCGTGCGCTTGAAAAGGCCAAGACGCTCGAGGCCGACGCGTTGATCCTCGATCTCGAGGATGCCGTCGCACCCGACGCCAAGGAGATCGCCCGCGGGCAGGTCTGCCGCGCCGTCCAGGAAGGCGGCTACGGCAACCGCGAACTCGTGATCCGGATCAACGGTCTCGACACGCCCTGGGGCAAGGCCGATCTGAAAGCCGCGGCGGCCGCGGGTCCCGATGCGATCCTGGTGCCCAAGGTCTCCTTCGCCGACGACATCTATCAGATCGGCGACTTTCTCGACATGAACGGGGCGGCGGCCGGGACCCGCATCTGGGCCATGATGGAAACCCCGATGGGCATCCTGAATGCGGCGGCGATCGCGGCCTCGGTCGGCTTCCCGGCCGGCCGGCGCTTCGCCGCCATGGTGCTCGGCACCAACGATCTGGCCAAGGAGACGCGGGCGCGGATCGTGCGCGGCCGGCTGCCGATGATCACCTGGCTGTCGCAGACCGTGCAGGCCGCCCGCGCCCACGGCCTCGACGTGATCGACGGTGTCTTCAACGACTTCGAGGACATGGCCGCCTTCCGCGAGGAATGTGCCCAGGGCCGCGATCTCGGCATGGACGGCAAGACGCTGATCCATCCCAAGCAGATCGCGGTCGCCAACGAGGTCTTCTCGCCGACCGCGACCGAGGTCGAATGGGCCGAGAAGATCATCGCCGCCTTCGCGCTGCCGGAAAATGCCGGCAAGGGCGTGATCACCGTCGAGGGCCGGATGGTCGAACTGCTGCATGCCGAGATGGCGCAGCGCACTGTCGCGATGGTGCGCGGCCTGACCGCAACCTCGGCGGCGGCCTGA
- a CDS encoding methyl-accepting chemotaxis protein: MALLFFAKKDQSIENDYQELWSLLSRHAGIGLWDVVLVNGDPMSRDSKWRWSEEFRRLCGFAPGDMTGFPDLVGSWADRLHPDDSAATFAAFMACLGDRSGKTGYDVTYRLKVKDGSFRWFRAVGGVKRSSTGMAERACGALIDVHEQTNAMERANLLDRAAGVGLWDAIIVGGDAMSRASSWRWSPDFRRLCGFAPDDTYGFPDVVGSWADRLHPEDAQATFNAFMACMNDRSGRTGYDVAYRLKVKDGSYRWFRAVGGVTRDANGIPLRACGSLIDIHEQKVGELRAREQVALQSKVSDLAGTMSQAIGGAAAEAAGNVQTIASATEQLAASIGEISAKVNDSAIASTKASEHAGVTAQIVETLVASVARITDVLKLIEGIAGQTNLLALNATIEAARAGEFGRGFAVVANEVKALATQSGRATQEIATQLAGFEQEAQRAAAAIKEITLVTGAAREIAAGIAAAIAQQNGATQEIASRVNSVSQQTHVMARTIDDYTAQIRDNVAALNQRRAG; this comes from the coding sequence ATGGCACTGCTCTTTTTTGCGAAGAAGGACCAGTCGATCGAGAACGACTATCAGGAACTCTGGTCGCTTCTGAGCCGCCATGCGGGCATCGGCCTGTGGGATGTGGTCCTGGTCAATGGCGATCCGATGAGCCGCGACAGCAAGTGGCGCTGGTCGGAGGAGTTCCGCCGGCTGTGCGGCTTCGCGCCGGGCGACATGACCGGCTTCCCGGATCTGGTCGGCTCCTGGGCGGACCGCCTGCATCCCGACGATTCCGCAGCCACCTTCGCGGCCTTCATGGCCTGCCTCGGCGACCGCAGCGGCAAGACCGGCTACGACGTGACCTACCGGCTGAAGGTGAAGGACGGCAGCTTCCGCTGGTTCCGCGCCGTCGGCGGCGTCAAGCGGTCGTCGACCGGCATGGCCGAGCGCGCCTGCGGTGCGCTGATCGACGTGCATGAGCAGACCAATGCCATGGAACGTGCCAATCTGCTCGACCGCGCGGCCGGCGTCGGCCTGTGGGATGCGATCATCGTCGGCGGCGACGCCATGAGCCGGGCCAGTTCCTGGCGCTGGTCGCCGGACTTCCGTCGTCTGTGCGGCTTCGCGCCCGACGACACCTACGGCTTCCCCGATGTCGTCGGATCCTGGGCCGACCGCCTGCATCCCGAGGATGCGCAGGCCACCTTCAATGCCTTCATGGCCTGCATGAACGACCGCAGCGGCCGCACCGGCTATGACGTGGCCTATCGGCTCAAGGTCAAGGACGGCAGCTATCGCTGGTTCCGCGCGGTCGGCGGCGTCACGCGCGACGCCAACGGCATCCCGCTGCGGGCCTGCGGGTCGCTGATCGACATTCACGAACAGAAGGTCGGCGAATTGCGCGCCCGCGAGCAGGTCGCCCTGCAGAGCAAGGTGTCCGATCTGGCCGGTACGATGAGCCAGGCGATCGGCGGCGCGGCGGCGGAAGCGGCCGGCAACGTGCAGACGATCGCCTCGGCGACCGAGCAACTGGCCGCGTCGATCGGCGAGATATCGGCGAAGGTCAACGATTCCGCCATCGCCTCCACCAAGGCGTCGGAGCATGCCGGCGTCACCGCCCAGATCGTCGAGACCCTGGTGGCTTCGGTCGCGCGGATCACCGATGTCCTCAAGCTGATCGAAGGCATCGCCGGGCAGACCAATCTGCTCGCGCTGAATGCCACCATCGAAGCTGCGCGCGCCGGCGAGTTCGGTCGCGGCTTCGCGGTCGTCGCCAACGAGGTCAAGGCGCTCGCCACCCAGTCCGGCCGCGCCACCCAGGAGATCGCCACCCAGCTGGCCGGCTTCGAACAGGAGGCGCAGCGCGCCGCTGCGGCGATCAAGGAGATCACCCTGGTGACCGGCGCCGCCCGGGAAATCGCCGCCGGCATCGCCGCGGCCATCGCCCAGCAGAACGGCGCGACCCAGGAGATTGCCAGCCGGGTCAACAGCGTCTCGCAGCAGACCCACGTCATGGCCCGGACCATCGACGACTACACCGCCCAGATTCGCGACAATGTCGCGGCCCTCAACCAGCGGCGCGCCGGCTGA
- a CDS encoding RidA family protein: MAFHMIAGAPEPVATFSHATEIDGWVFVTGQMPTVPGRPDDPLAEGIAAQTVQVMENLKAVLGGLGLTLADVTMARAYLLHFDRDYAAFNAVYKGFFAEGKLPARTCVGVSGLAKGALVEVDLIARRG; this comes from the coding sequence ATCGCCTTCCACATGATCGCCGGAGCGCCGGAGCCGGTCGCAACCTTCAGCCACGCCACGGAAATCGACGGCTGGGTCTTCGTCACCGGCCAGATGCCGACCGTACCGGGCCGCCCCGACGACCCGCTCGCCGAGGGCATTGCGGCGCAGACCGTGCAGGTGATGGAAAACCTGAAGGCGGTCTTGGGCGGCCTCGGCCTGACGCTAGCCGACGTGACCATGGCGCGCGCCTATCTCCTGCATTTCGACCGCGACTACGCGGCCTTCAATGCGGTCTACAAGGGCTTCTTTGCGGAGGGAAAACTGCCGGCCCGCACCTGCGTCGGCGTCTCCGGGCTGGCCAAGGGTGCGCTGGTCGAGGTCGACCTGATCGCTCGGCGGGGGTAA
- the leuC gene encoding 3-isopropylmalate dehydratase large subunit codes for MAPRTLYDKIWDDHVVDTQPDGTCLLYIDRHLVHEVTSPQAFEGLRVAHRKVHAPQKTLAVVDHNVPTTDRSHGIDDPESALQVATLARNAEEFGVEYYNELDSRQGIVHVVGPEQGFTLPGMTIVCGDSHTSTHGAFGALAHGIGTSEVEHVLATQTLVQNKAKNMRVIVDGQLPEGVGAKDIILAIIGEIGTAGGTGHVIEYAGEAIRALSMEGRMTVCNMSIEGGARAGLIAPDEKTFAYILGKPKAPKGEQLEKALAYWKTLFSDEGAHFDKEIRLDAANLPPIVSWGTSPEDVVAVTGTVPDPEEIADENKRSSKRRALDYMGLKPGTPITDIPLDKIFIGSCTNGRIEDLRTVATMVAGKTVAPSIKLAMIVPGSGLVKAQAEAEGLDAIFKAAGFEWREPGCSMCLAMNADRLDPGERCASTSNRNFEGRQGFKGRTHLVSPAMAAAAAIAGRFVDIRTLG; via the coding sequence ATGGCCCCGCGCACCCTCTACGACAAGATCTGGGACGATCACGTCGTCGACACCCAGCCGGACGGAACCTGCCTTCTCTATATCGACCGCCATCTGGTGCACGAGGTCACCAGCCCGCAGGCCTTCGAGGGTCTGCGCGTCGCCCATCGCAAGGTCCATGCGCCGCAGAAGACGCTGGCGGTCGTCGACCACAACGTCCCGACCACCGACCGCAGCCACGGTATCGACGATCCGGAGAGCGCCCTGCAGGTGGCGACCCTGGCGCGCAATGCCGAGGAGTTCGGCGTCGAGTACTACAACGAGCTCGATAGCCGGCAGGGCATCGTCCACGTCGTCGGGCCCGAACAGGGCTTCACCCTGCCGGGCATGACTATCGTGTGCGGCGACAGCCACACCTCGACCCACGGCGCCTTCGGGGCGCTTGCCCACGGCATCGGCACCTCCGAGGTCGAGCACGTGCTCGCCACTCAGACGCTGGTGCAGAACAAGGCCAAGAACATGCGCGTCATCGTCGACGGGCAACTGCCCGAAGGCGTCGGCGCGAAGGACATCATCCTGGCCATCATCGGCGAGATCGGCACCGCAGGCGGCACCGGCCACGTCATCGAGTATGCCGGCGAGGCGATCCGCGCGCTGTCGATGGAAGGCCGCATGACGGTCTGCAACATGTCGATCGAGGGCGGCGCGCGGGCGGGCCTGATCGCGCCGGACGAGAAGACCTTCGCCTATATCCTCGGCAAGCCGAAGGCGCCGAAGGGCGAGCAGCTCGAGAAGGCGCTCGCCTATTGGAAGACGCTATTCTCCGACGAGGGCGCGCATTTCGACAAGGAAATCCGCCTCGACGCCGCCAACCTGCCGCCGATCGTCTCCTGGGGCACCAGCCCCGAGGACGTGGTCGCGGTGACCGGCACGGTGCCGGACCCCGAAGAGATCGCCGACGAGAACAAGCGCAGCTCCAAGCGTCGCGCGCTCGACTATATGGGCCTGAAGCCCGGCACCCCGATCACCGATATCCCGCTCGACAAGATCTTCATCGGCTCCTGCACCAACGGCCGCATCGAGGATCTGCGCACCGTCGCCACCATGGTCGCCGGCAAGACCGTCGCCCCGTCGATCAAGCTTGCCATGATCGTGCCCGGCTCCGGCCTGGTGAAGGCGCAGGCCGAGGCCGAGGGCCTGGACGCGATCTTCAAGGCCGCCGGCTTCGAATGGCGCGAGCCGGGCTGTTCCATGTGTCTGGCCATGAATGCCGACCGGCTCGATCCGGGCGAGCGCTGTGCCTCGACTTCGAACCGCAATTTCGAAGGCCGCCAGGGCTTCAAGGGCCGCACCCACCTGGTCTCGCCTGCTATGGCCGCCGCCGCCGCGATCGCCGGCCGCTTCGTGGACATCCGCACGCTCGGCTGA
- a CDS encoding L,D-transpeptidase yields MRISHLRKVLAGAVLLAAFAFAPAAVAGETVAFDSSYAAGTIVIKTGERKLYYVTGQGQAIRYPIAVGMPGREWTGTNTVARKEVNPTWQPPAAVRADKPGLPSLIPPGPSNPLGPRAMVLAWGEYAIHGTNKRSSIGTRASYGCIRMYNEHVVELFDRVSVGTPVVVLR; encoded by the coding sequence ATGCGTATTTCACATCTTCGCAAGGTCTTGGCCGGTGCCGTGCTGCTGGCCGCTTTCGCCTTTGCACCGGCGGCCGTCGCGGGCGAAACGGTCGCATTCGATTCGAGCTATGCCGCCGGCACCATCGTCATCAAGACGGGCGAGCGGAAGCTCTATTATGTCACCGGACAGGGTCAGGCGATCCGCTACCCGATCGCGGTCGGCATGCCGGGCCGCGAATGGACCGGCACCAACACGGTGGCGCGCAAGGAGGTCAACCCGACCTGGCAGCCGCCGGCCGCGGTCCGGGCCGACAAACCCGGCCTGCCGAGCCTGATCCCGCCGGGACCGTCGAACCCGCTCGGACCGCGCGCGATGGTGCTGGCCTGGGGCGAATACGCCATTCACGGTACGAACAAGCGCAGCTCGATCGGGACCCGCGCCTCCTACGGCTGCATCCGCATGTACAATGAGCATGTCGTCGAGCTGTTCGACCGCGTCTCGGTCGGAACGCCGGTCGTGGTCCTGCGCTGA
- a CDS encoding c-type cytochrome, which translates to MRRWGLAGLTAVLALAAIPAGAAGPDAANGARLAKRWCAECHVVAPGQAQASADVPAFSAIAADPTKTVDLLTTVLTVPEKAHTRMQNLNLSRVEIADLIAYIRTQKP; encoded by the coding sequence ATGCGTCGATGGGGTCTTGCGGGTCTGACGGCCGTTCTCGCGCTGGCGGCCATCCCGGCCGGCGCCGCCGGGCCGGACGCCGCCAACGGCGCGCGGCTGGCCAAGCGCTGGTGCGCGGAATGCCATGTCGTCGCGCCCGGCCAGGCCCAGGCCAGCGCCGACGTGCCGGCCTTCTCGGCCATCGCCGCCGACCCGACCAAGACCGTCGACCTGCTGACGACCGTGCTGACCGTTCCCGAGAAGGCGCATACACGCATGCAGAACCTCAATCTGTCGCGCGTCGAGATCGCCGACCTGATCGCCTATATCAGGACCCAGAAGCCCTGA
- a CDS encoding HPP family protein, giving the protein MLFRLGDLLAVPTGVGEAARAAVLAGLCLTAIVALQSATGIGHLASSLGSTVIVAFLLPDSAFARPRIILAGHAVSSLTGWAVAILLGPSPWAAALAVGLAIVVMQALHCMQPPAGGDPILIVGADPAMAVASVAIGAIVVAAAAWLYRLSRRSVRASGS; this is encoded by the coding sequence ATGCTCTTCCGGCTAGGTGATCTGCTCGCCGTTCCGACCGGAGTCGGCGAGGCGGCTCGGGCTGCGGTCCTGGCCGGCTTGTGCCTGACCGCGATCGTCGCGCTGCAGAGCGCAACCGGCATCGGCCACCTGGCCTCTTCGCTCGGTTCGACCGTGATCGTCGCCTTCCTGCTGCCCGACAGCGCCTTCGCCCGGCCGCGGATCATTTTGGCCGGCCACGCCGTTTCGAGCCTGACCGGCTGGGCCGTCGCCATTCTGCTCGGCCCGTCGCCCTGGGCCGCGGCGCTGGCGGTCGGCCTTGCGATCGTCGTGATGCAGGCGCTGCATTGCATGCAGCCGCCCGCCGGCGGCGATCCGATCCTGATTGTCGGCGCGGATCCGGCCATGGCGGTCGCCTCGGTGGCGATCGGCGCCATCGTGGTCGCCGCTGCGGCCTGGCTCTATCGCTTGAGCCGCAGGTCCGTCAGGGCTTCTGGGTCCTGA